A region from the Leptospirillum ferriphilum ML-04 genome encodes:
- a CDS encoding citryl-CoA lyase: protein MSETKEGSSTRNWRTSVGGHIDGKAVVRGYPLDDLVGNVTFAEAIYLVLKGELPTERERKIMEAMLVACIDHGIGPPSVVSARTVFSGGNPLNAAVAAGVLTLGDHHGGAIEQCAKVYQEQLSDDVTDVKAHARKVVNDFAQKKKRFPGYGHKLYKRDPRTLRLLELAKEYGFANRFVEFAVAIQDCLEADSGRPLPLNVDGMIAAVISEMGISWKNGKGIFIIGRIPGLVAHVVEEWNREKPFRRLEEGSYDYDGKPLRSVPQKKASS, encoded by the coding sequence ATGTCGGAAACAAAGGAAGGTTCTTCTACACGGAACTGGCGTACTTCTGTCGGTGGTCATATCGACGGAAAAGCTGTCGTCCGGGGATACCCCTTGGACGATCTTGTGGGAAATGTCACCTTTGCAGAGGCAATTTACCTTGTGCTCAAAGGTGAGCTCCCGACAGAACGGGAAAGAAAGATCATGGAAGCAATGCTTGTTGCCTGCATTGATCATGGCATCGGTCCTCCCTCTGTCGTTTCCGCCCGAACCGTTTTTTCGGGAGGTAATCCCCTGAATGCGGCCGTTGCGGCGGGGGTTCTGACGCTTGGGGATCATCATGGCGGGGCTATCGAGCAATGTGCAAAGGTTTACCAGGAGCAGCTCTCCGATGATGTGACAGATGTAAAGGCACATGCGCGGAAGGTGGTCAACGATTTTGCCCAGAAAAAAAAGAGATTTCCTGGATACGGACACAAGCTTTACAAACGGGATCCGCGAACCTTGCGTCTTTTAGAACTGGCAAAAGAATATGGATTTGCGAACCGTTTTGTTGAATTCGCTGTTGCGATTCAGGATTGCCTGGAAGCGGATTCAGGCCGACCGTTGCCGCTCAACGTTGACGGGATGATTGCCGCGGTCATTTCGGAAATGGGGATTTCCTGGAAAAACGGGAAAGGAATTTTTATTATTGGCCGGATTCCGGGGCTTGTTGCCCATGTTGTCGAGGAATGGAATCGCGAGAAACCTTTCCGGAGACTGGAAGAGGGTTCTTACGATTACGATGGAAAACCGCTCCGGTCAGTGCCGCAAAAAAAAGCGTCTTCCTAG
- a CDS encoding phosphate-starvation-inducible PsiE family protein, giving the protein MTDSEIQKESSRTADGEGGGSPDNSPRSTGAMAPSWYLKSVKFVLIGLLLVQVIVMIWGTFEAGVLAIRAMPYGFLNVLKSLIVNSLLILALVEVSRTVVAYFTLGRVKVTFIVDTVLAVFLSEAVVTWFSGESIIRAIELVLILLVLMILRVIAIQYHPSRRDNMPEPVAESQALNRLLARLKSKARRQGKSPVRSAD; this is encoded by the coding sequence ATGACGGATTCCGAGATTCAAAAAGAGTCCTCTCGAACAGCAGATGGTGAAGGCGGAGGAAGTCCGGACAACTCCCCGCGATCGACGGGAGCCATGGCTCCCTCCTGGTATTTGAAATCCGTCAAATTTGTTCTCATCGGTCTGCTTCTCGTTCAGGTCATTGTCATGATCTGGGGGACGTTCGAAGCCGGAGTGCTGGCCATTCGTGCGATGCCCTACGGTTTTCTGAATGTTCTGAAAAGCCTTATCGTCAATAGCCTTTTGATTCTTGCTCTTGTAGAAGTCTCCCGTACCGTCGTCGCCTACTTCACTCTCGGACGTGTCAAGGTGACGTTCATTGTGGATACGGTTCTGGCGGTGTTCCTCTCCGAAGCGGTCGTGACATGGTTCTCTGGAGAATCCATCATCCGCGCAATCGAGCTTGTTTTGATTCTTCTGGTCCTCATGATTCTTCGAGTGATCGCCATCCAGTACCATCCATCCAGACGAGACAATATGCCAGAACCCGTTGCTGAGAGCCAGGCTCTCAACCGTCTTCTTGCCCGTCTCAAAAGCAAGGCGAGAAGGCAGGGGAAGTCTCCGGTTCGCAGCGCGGATTGA
- a CDS encoding 4Fe-4S dicluster domain-containing protein, protein MIQVWINGKEWQVPEGLTMIQAMWYTGHEVIHGIGCLGGVCGACAAVYRMPGNFRLFNALACQTLVKEGMAFSLIASYPTQRAHYDIEQIPDAKEGLFTLYPESATCRNCNACTEVCPQGIDVRTSVWQAAFGDFKGVAETTMSCVMCGLCVSRCIAEMAPHEIALYARRAYASRELAFPENLRQRMDSVASGAYDKELERLSRLSPDQLKLECGVK, encoded by the coding sequence ATGATACAGGTCTGGATTAACGGAAAGGAATGGCAGGTTCCGGAAGGCCTCACGATGATTCAGGCCATGTGGTACACCGGACATGAGGTCATTCATGGAATTGGGTGTCTTGGCGGGGTCTGCGGAGCCTGTGCTGCCGTCTACAGGATGCCCGGAAACTTCAGGCTATTTAATGCCCTGGCTTGTCAGACGCTGGTGAAAGAAGGCATGGCGTTCAGCCTGATTGCATCTTACCCGACCCAAAGAGCCCATTACGATATTGAACAGATCCCGGATGCAAAAGAAGGTCTCTTTACCCTCTATCCGGAATCTGCGACTTGCCGAAACTGTAATGCCTGCACGGAAGTCTGTCCGCAGGGAATTGATGTCCGGACGTCGGTGTGGCAGGCCGCCTTTGGTGATTTCAAAGGGGTTGCAGAAACGACAATGAGCTGTGTGATGTGCGGTCTTTGCGTATCAAGATGCATTGCGGAAATGGCTCCGCACGAAATTGCCCTTTATGCGAGAAGAGCGTATGCCAGCCGCGAATTGGCTTTTCCGGAAAATCTTCGTCAACGGATGGATTCCGTCGCATCCGGCGCATATGACAAAGAACTTGAACGACTCTCCCGTCTTTCTCCCGATCAGCTTAAACTGGAATGTGGGGTGAAATGA
- a CDS encoding FAD-binding protein translates to MNPYDNLPSFDPAEPKAYSSSEREELLRRYYPDYRPDRKTTLHVGANAGDVLPDEIASILESRSILSKNALPAVPSVPDLEVDLLVIGGGGAGIMASVFAMEAGARVLLATKLRVGDSNTVMAEGGIQVALGEDDSPVQHFKDAYRGGHFTGDPELLSVLVREGPDVISWLIKKGVLFDRDPSGNLSLRKGGGTSRPRLISAKDYTGLEIVRVLKEDLLNSGVMIWEFSPAVELLQGPEGSCAGAILKDVDNGSLKWVKANAVLLATGGTGRLHIGDFATSNHFGATGDGLVMAYRMGAKLLNMESFQYHPTGVIYPSEMAGMLITEAVRGAGARMFNRHGKRFVQELETRDVVASAIIRECEEGRGVRTPSGHHGVYLDLTAIDREMGEGTVERRFPNIVKLMGKHQVDCTKQPILVYPTLHYQNGGIAADTSGRTRVKGLYVAGEASGGVHGKNRLMGNSLLEVFVYGRRVGQEAAKEALERKPFSWHEVNLGHVEGFQKNLEKEFPGTSRPEAPILFPDYRKHSHPDHA, encoded by the coding sequence ATGAACCCATATGACAACCTCCCTTCCTTCGATCCAGCCGAACCGAAGGCGTATTCCTCCTCCGAAAGGGAAGAGCTTCTTCGGAGATATTATCCGGACTACCGTCCGGACAGGAAGACGACCCTGCATGTGGGAGCGAATGCGGGAGATGTTCTCCCGGACGAAATAGCATCAATCCTGGAATCGAGAAGCATTCTGTCCAAAAATGCCCTTCCGGCTGTCCCGTCCGTTCCGGATCTCGAAGTCGATCTCCTCGTGATTGGAGGAGGAGGGGCCGGTATCATGGCCTCCGTTTTCGCAATGGAGGCAGGTGCCCGTGTTCTTCTTGCGACAAAGCTTCGCGTGGGGGATTCGAACACCGTGATGGCCGAAGGCGGGATCCAGGTGGCTCTCGGTGAGGATGACAGTCCCGTTCAACATTTCAAGGATGCATACAGGGGTGGACATTTTACGGGAGACCCGGAGCTTTTGTCCGTTCTTGTCCGGGAAGGCCCGGACGTCATTTCCTGGCTGATCAAGAAGGGAGTTCTTTTTGACCGGGACCCTTCAGGCAATCTATCTCTCCGCAAGGGAGGAGGGACGAGCCGTCCGAGGCTGATATCGGCCAAAGACTACACGGGTCTCGAGATTGTCCGGGTTCTGAAGGAAGATCTTTTGAATTCGGGCGTCATGATCTGGGAGTTTTCTCCAGCGGTCGAACTTCTCCAGGGACCGGAAGGCAGTTGTGCCGGAGCCATTTTGAAGGATGTAGACAATGGTTCTCTCAAATGGGTCAAGGCGAACGCGGTCCTTCTGGCAACCGGAGGCACAGGGCGTCTGCACATTGGAGACTTCGCCACTTCAAACCATTTTGGCGCAACGGGAGATGGTCTTGTCATGGCCTACCGGATGGGGGCCAAGCTCCTGAATATGGAAAGTTTCCAGTACCACCCGACGGGCGTCATTTATCCTTCGGAAATGGCAGGGATGTTAATTACAGAGGCTGTCAGGGGTGCCGGGGCGCGCATGTTCAACCGGCATGGAAAACGGTTCGTTCAGGAGCTCGAAACCAGGGATGTGGTGGCATCGGCGATTATCCGGGAATGTGAAGAGGGTCGCGGTGTCCGGACTCCTTCGGGACATCACGGTGTCTATCTTGATCTGACGGCCATCGACCGTGAGATGGGAGAGGGAACCGTGGAACGGCGATTTCCGAACATCGTCAAGCTCATGGGAAAGCATCAGGTGGATTGCACAAAACAACCGATTCTTGTATACCCGACCCTGCATTACCAGAATGGCGGCATTGCTGCAGACACATCCGGCCGAACCCGCGTCAAAGGCCTTTATGTGGCCGGGGAAGCGTCGGGCGGTGTTCATGGAAAAAATCGTCTGATGGGAAACTCACTCCTCGAAGTATTTGTCTATGGTCGTCGGGTCGGCCAGGAAGCGGCAAAAGAAGCTCTGGAGAGAAAGCCCTTTTCCTGGCACGAGGTCAATCTGGGTCATGTCGAAGGTTTTCAGAAAAATCTGGAAAAGGAATTTCCGGGAACATCGCGGCCGGAAGCTCCCATTCTTTTCCCGGACTACCGTAAACATTCCCACCCCGATCACGCCTGA
- the sucC gene encoding ADP-forming succinate--CoA ligase subunit beta: MNIHEYQAKELFKEFGIPVPNGVLVESVEEARKVVNESPLFRGESRPAVWAVKAQIHAGGRGKAGGVKLARKSEEIPDLVSQILGKTLVTHQTGPEGKKVLKVWIEEGSNIAREFYLGVVVDRTTRRMTLIASTEGGMEIEEVAEKHPEKIFHLALDPLEGYSPYIGRRVSQFLGLPFSTQTQMVNIVRDLLDFFQRRDASMVEINPLVLTREDRLIALDAKVGFDDNAVGRQPAIRGLRDLSEENPLEIEASKYNLNYVKLDGNIACMVNGAGLAMATMDVIALAGGSPANFLDVGGGASKETVEQAFRIILGDPHVKGIFVNIFGGIVRCERIAGGIIAAAQDVKITIPLVVRLQGTNAKEGREMLRSSGLAIQVAEELYEGAEKIVLAVKGDK; encoded by the coding sequence TTGAATATTCATGAGTACCAGGCAAAGGAACTTTTCAAGGAGTTCGGGATTCCTGTTCCGAATGGAGTTCTTGTCGAGTCGGTTGAGGAAGCCCGGAAGGTCGTCAACGAGTCTCCTCTCTTCCGCGGGGAATCCAGGCCTGCCGTGTGGGCTGTCAAAGCCCAGATCCATGCCGGTGGAAGAGGGAAGGCGGGTGGGGTGAAGCTTGCCAGAAAGTCGGAGGAGATTCCGGATCTTGTTTCCCAGATTCTGGGAAAGACCCTTGTGACTCATCAGACGGGCCCGGAAGGGAAGAAAGTCCTCAAGGTCTGGATTGAAGAAGGGTCGAACATCGCCCGGGAGTTCTATCTTGGAGTCGTCGTCGACAGGACGACCCGTCGCATGACTCTCATCGCAAGTACCGAAGGAGGGATGGAGATAGAAGAGGTTGCCGAGAAACACCCGGAGAAAATCTTCCATCTTGCACTGGACCCTCTGGAGGGATATTCCCCCTATATTGGAAGACGCGTCAGTCAGTTTCTGGGGTTGCCATTTTCCACGCAGACACAGATGGTCAACATTGTCCGTGACCTTTTGGACTTCTTTCAGAGACGGGATGCGAGCATGGTGGAAATCAATCCCCTTGTGCTCACCAGGGAAGATCGGCTCATCGCACTGGACGCAAAAGTGGGTTTTGATGACAATGCTGTAGGAAGACAACCGGCTATTCGGGGACTCCGGGATTTGTCGGAAGAGAATCCGCTTGAAATTGAAGCATCAAAATACAATCTGAACTATGTAAAGCTTGATGGAAATATTGCCTGTATGGTCAATGGTGCCGGTCTTGCCATGGCGACGATGGATGTGATCGCTCTTGCCGGCGGTTCTCCTGCGAACTTTCTCGATGTTGGAGGGGGCGCCAGCAAGGAAACGGTCGAGCAGGCGTTCCGGATTATCCTTGGAGATCCCCATGTCAAAGGGATCTTTGTCAACATTTTTGGTGGGATCGTCCGCTGCGAAAGAATTGCCGGCGGAATTATTGCGGCCGCACAGGACGTCAAGATTACGATTCCTCTCGTTGTCCGTCTTCAGGGGACAAACGCGAAAGAGGGACGAGAAATGCTCCGGAGTTCCGGTTTGGCCATCCAGGTGGCGGAGGAACTTTACGAAGGAGCGGAGAAGATTGTATTGGCCGTAAAGGGGGACAAATGA
- the sucD gene encoding succinate--CoA ligase subunit alpha, protein MSILVDRSTRVIVQGITGKEGSYHATACREYGTKVVGGVTPGKGGTTHEGFPVWNSVFDAREAENPDVSLIFVPPAFAADAILESIAADIPLIVCITEGIPVLDMVRVRRVLDSRNEQGKPIRLIGPNCPGIITPDGAKIGIMPGYIHKRGRVGVVSRSGTLTYEAVWQLTQLGLGESTCVGIGGDPVRGLNFIDVLEMFESDPETEAVVMIGEIGGEDEEKAAVFAQTKMTKPVVGFIAGLTAPPGRRMGHAGAIVSGGKGTARDKMAFLESHGVRVVDNPSLIGKTVADVLASGKSRRTLLRV, encoded by the coding sequence ATGAGTATTCTGGTCGACCGATCGACCCGGGTCATCGTTCAGGGCATTACCGGCAAGGAAGGGAGCTACCATGCGACAGCTTGCCGGGAATATGGAACGAAAGTCGTGGGCGGGGTGACCCCAGGCAAAGGGGGCACGACCCATGAGGGATTTCCGGTCTGGAATTCTGTCTTCGATGCCCGGGAAGCCGAAAACCCGGACGTATCCCTTATTTTTGTTCCTCCGGCGTTTGCTGCGGATGCAATTCTCGAATCGATTGCGGCGGACATCCCTTTGATCGTCTGCATCACAGAAGGGATACCGGTTCTGGACATGGTTCGGGTCCGGAGGGTTCTCGACAGCCGCAACGAACAGGGCAAGCCGATTCGTCTTATCGGACCGAACTGTCCGGGGATCATCACTCCGGATGGAGCGAAGATTGGAATTATGCCGGGATATATCCACAAACGGGGACGTGTGGGCGTCGTTTCTCGAAGCGGAACTCTGACGTATGAAGCTGTATGGCAACTGACCCAGCTTGGATTGGGGGAATCCACATGCGTGGGAATCGGTGGAGATCCCGTTCGAGGATTGAATTTTATCGATGTGCTGGAGATGTTCGAGTCGGACCCTGAAACCGAAGCCGTCGTCATGATTGGAGAAATCGGCGGGGAGGACGAGGAGAAGGCCGCTGTTTTTGCACAAACAAAAATGACAAAGCCCGTCGTCGGGTTTATCGCCGGGTTGACGGCGCCACCTGGTCGCAGAATGGGGCATGCAGGTGCGATCGTTTCCGGTGGAAAAGGAACAGCAAGGGACAAGATGGCATTTCTGGAGAGCCACGGAGTCCGTGTCGTGGACAATCCGTCCCTGATCGGGAAGACCGTCGCAGACGTCTTGGCCTCCGGGAAATCCCGCAGAACTCTTCTCCGCGTCTAG
- a CDS encoding peroxiredoxin: MAAEIKVGDKAPDFTLEDQDKNPVTLSSFQGKKNVVLAFYPLDWSPVCTNENTCFSNDLPKFDHANAVVFGISTDSVWSHKAWKESLKLKHNLLSDIKRKVCQDYGLFIPEANINKRATVIVDKSGIVRYVKVQEILTARDDNEILKALEQLK; encoded by the coding sequence ATGGCTGCTGAAATAAAAGTGGGTGACAAGGCACCGGACTTTACGCTCGAAGACCAGGACAAAAATCCTGTCACGTTGTCCTCTTTCCAGGGAAAAAAGAATGTTGTTCTGGCATTCTACCCGTTGGACTGGAGTCCGGTTTGCACGAACGAAAATACCTGTTTTTCGAATGATCTTCCGAAGTTTGACCACGCCAATGCCGTCGTCTTCGGAATCAGCACCGACAGCGTCTGGTCTCACAAGGCCTGGAAAGAAAGCCTCAAGCTGAAGCACAACCTTCTCTCGGATATCAAGAGAAAAGTTTGTCAGGACTATGGTCTTTTTATTCCAGAAGCAAACATCAACAAACGTGCGACAGTCATTGTTGACAAGTCCGGCATCGTTCGTTATGTCAAGGTTCAGGAAATTCTGACGGCTCGTGACGATAATGAGATTCTGAAAGCGCTTGAACAGTTGAAATAG
- a CDS encoding FmdB family zinc ribbon protein translates to MPIYEYACQGCGKRFSLLQSIHVGPGETSCPECNSLNLNKIPSSFSSTSGSEPWSGGSQEVAATPSSGGGGCCGGGCGCM, encoded by the coding sequence ATGCCAATTTATGAATATGCATGTCAGGGATGCGGAAAACGGTTTTCCTTGCTTCAGTCCATTCATGTTGGACCGGGAGAAACCAGTTGTCCGGAGTGTAACAGTCTGAACCTCAACAAGATACCGTCCTCTTTCAGCAGCACCAGCGGATCTGAACCCTGGAGCGGTGGTTCCCAGGAAGTCGCGGCGACCCCCTCTTCGGGAGGCGGCGGTTGTTGCGGTGGTGGGTGCGGTTGCATGTGA
- the mraZ gene encoding division/cell wall cluster transcriptional repressor MraZ, producing the protein MNIFRGRYQHSLDDKGRVAIPQRFRESLDGPEKGGGSLVITVEPDECLVVYPESAWRELEEKVGALPQMNEDLKTYLRFTIGWATDVQPDRQGRILIPQPLRDFAHLERDVWFVGLLNKFEIWNGDRLAQLTGKERIQSVSAALSGLF; encoded by the coding sequence GTGAATATTTTTCGAGGACGTTACCAGCATTCTCTTGACGATAAAGGCCGCGTCGCGATCCCCCAGAGATTCCGGGAGAGTCTGGACGGACCGGAAAAAGGCGGGGGATCTCTCGTGATCACCGTCGAGCCGGACGAATGTCTGGTCGTCTACCCGGAATCTGCCTGGCGCGAGCTCGAAGAGAAAGTGGGTGCCCTCCCCCAAATGAATGAAGATCTGAAAACATATCTGCGTTTCACGATTGGATGGGCGACCGATGTTCAACCGGACCGACAGGGACGCATTCTGATTCCCCAACCACTCCGGGATTTCGCTCATCTCGAACGAGATGTCTGGTTTGTTGGTCTTCTCAATAAATTCGAGATCTGGAACGGAGATCGCCTGGCCCAGCTGACGGGGAAAGAACGAATCCAGAGTGTGTCTGCCGCCCTCTCGGGCCTGTTCTGA